CAGTCTGACAGCATATGCATCAACTCTAATTCTTCCAGAGATCTCCTTGCCTTCAAGCTATCCAGGCTGATTAAGCAAGCACTATTGTCTTTGAGTAATGAAGAGTGTTACCTTTCTTAAGACAGAATTGAAGAAGTACTTCCAACTCTGAAGACAGCTAAAACATTCTATGTTTAATGTTCATCAGAAGCCAGAATGTTCTACATAGCCATCGTACAAATGCAATAAGATTGGTTGCTACCACTGCCGTGCtaaaacatgctttaacttaCAAAGAGGTTGATCAGCCACTTACTTACCATCAAAATACATAGCATGACTGAGTTTAGGATGAAATGTTGCTACAAGGTTTAGTAGCAACCACAAACGCCTAGAAGGTGGAATTGTTTCCCTTCAAACCCAGTAGTAAGCCAACTTTTAAGGATAATCAACTGAAAAGGCCTAATCACAGAAACCACATAAAAGTTAACATGAAACTTTGATTTACTGATATGATACTGATGGATAAAGGACACAAAGAGCTCAGCCCACGCTGTAAGATCACACCTGAAATCTGACAAACATGACATGGAGACTAATCCATGCCCCGTCTTGGACAGGTAAATACTGTTATTCATCACACCAGTAAGTCCTGTATCACTGGCTAAAAAgacaggatttttgtttttgGAAAGTGAGTACAAACTGAAAGCAATAGGTGATTTagtattttgaagtttttgtGCTAATTCTATTACTTGGTCAGGGAACAAGAGAGAATGTCTCAAAGTTCACAACCAGTGCTCAAGAACTGCTTCCTCTCAACCAGCCATCTAGAAATAAATACAGGTCTGCACTTTCTCTGGATGCACCACACAAACCATGGTGAATGCTCTTGAAGCTCGAGTTCGTATTATGCATAACGCGAGCTAACAatttttcatgtatattttCTTTAGCCTGTAGAAATGCAAGGGAACACACTTTTACAACTTTCCTTAACAATGACAAATGCAACTATGCTTAAAGATTTCATTACCGACTGCAGGTAAAACACTGACTTGAATTTATCATTACAAGATAAGAATATAATTTCAAACAGCTCCTTCACTTGCTGATAATCACCCATTTTATGTAGTGCTATGACAAGACTACCAAAGTCAACAGAAGAtatcaagagaaaaatacttttacaagTCTTTGGGCAACAGGAAATAGCAGCTGTGTGGCAGAATTCTTCATGGAAACTGAACTTATTGCTTATTCTTATTATAGCCAAATTTCAGTTCTGACAGCTACACCACACCATACGTTTATACCAGCAGAAAGCAGTAGCCCTTGAAATAAGTCAGAACACAAATCTTTCACCATCCTATAGACAGTAAACTACAGtacctcaaaactgtaaaatggATTAAGGTCCAAATccctattttgatttttttggcaCCTTTAATTCGGTAATTCATCAACTTCATATACAACTTTACATTCATGTAACACTGTCCTAAGAGTAGGCAACATACAAATAATGGCCTTTAAAACCAAGATACGCATTACGAAAAATGGTTTTACAAGCTTGGTGGAAAAGGTCAAAAATTAGCATATGGATTTTGATCAGGAAAAAGAGATTCTATAAGATAACAAAGTACACTAGCTTTGAGTTGCTCTACTTCTGCattaaatactgtttaaaaaaaattcactcacACATTGGACTAACAAATTTTGTTAAAGTTTGATCTTTATATCCATCCTTTTTTTGTTCCACAAATCCAGAAAGTTTGCTTGCAATATTAGtctaatttctaaaaaaaaatgactaTTAACATTGGTTGAcaattgcaaaaataatttgctgctttagcaaaattccttttcctcttgtccATGCTCAAGCATGTATAAGCACGTACTCTCATACACAGTTTATGTTCTCATCAAACTGATCAATTTTGTACAAAACACAGATATGGATCTCATGTTCTTTTTGGAAAGAGATCTTACCCTTCCAGTCACAGCAATGATCCAGTGGATCCTTTAAGCAGTAGGAGAGTACAGTATATGTTTTACTTCTTCAGTCAAAATTTTATCCTGTCAAAGACATACGAAGCACCAACAGATAATAGAATTTGTTTCTTATCAGGGTTTCAAAAAACTCTAAATATAGTAGATTCTTATCATACAAGCCTACAAAACTAAAGGACCTCACGGTTCTGTGAAGTTTGCCTATAGACAAAGTAAGCAAAACAAACATCTTTCACTGGTTTTAAGCATCTTCCAAACAATCCAAGTTCTTTTGctggtttttctttctatttcttgtCTGAGTCTTTTAGGAAGAAACTGgaaattttctaaattaatttatatacaCTATACACTAACAGTGTTTCCGTAATTCAAATATTATGTCTTGTTACAATGGGCTGTTACTATCCTTAATAAAACAATTTGTCTATCTATAGTTCGCATATGAGCGGCCCTAAGAAGGTAAGAGACCACGCGAGCTCCATCCCCCAGACATTCCCTTTGGTCCATGGAAGACAGGTCAAGCATCTTCCATTAAAACATTGTTATTAAGAATCTTCCATACATGTTTTTTCTTATACTAAATTACCCACCAAGGTCAATTAAAAAGCACTGTTTTAAAGACTTAAATTTAACATACTCTAGAACCTGTATCTATCTTATATCCAAGAATATTAACTCCCCAAAACAATAATGTGCATTCTTTCTAACCCAAATTTAGAATGCGCATACTCAAACTCACAAGGCTGATTACCTCCAATACATATCCTAATCATCTTATCCAATAATAAAATACCACAGAAGAAAGtttgccaaaataaaaatgggaataTTTATTATCTTTTCTACTAAAGCAATGCAGATCTTTTGAGATTATACATCAGtctttgcaaatgtttctaCAGCTAAATTCATACTTTCCaattctgtaaaaaaattagACACATACttcataaaaacaaagacacagGGTATGTCACTGAACAATTGGAGAGTATTATAATCGTTAGTAGGGATGAGCAAAGAAAGCTCATGCTTATACTTAAACTCTGGCATTTGTATCATTATCATATACTCAAGTGGGACGAAATGGGTACATTTTCCTTGCACATTTTTAGGTCCACTCcccaagcttttaaaaatcagatactGTTAAATACTGAATTTGACCAAGAGAACCTAAACATTACTTAGCAGTATAACATGCACAAGatgcaggggaaggaagaaatttaGACCCGTGCATACAGTACGAGACAAACTGTCACAATTGTCAAACGTGCGCTGGACAAAATTTAAAGTTtatgaaaagttttatttgttgtcatgaaaataatttcagaagcaCATAATTGTATGTATTTTGCACAGTCATCTTCACTTGGCCTCCTGAACTTTCTTGgcattctgtttttcttttgcctagaaaacaaaggaagataatgtTAAGCTCTAAGACAAAGATCTTCTTTTTGGAGCTTTGAATGACTACTCATCACATTTTTGAACATTCAACAAAATATGCTGTagaaagagacattttaaatgtacattTAGACCCTTCAGAAGTATCCTACTACTATTTTACCAGGTTAATATATAAAGCCTTTTAAGAATACATATAGGTTTAAATATATAATACGAACAAAACCATAAGATTAGGTCATTTACacaggggaaaaggagaggtgGAAAAAAGTACTGTATTTCAAACATACTTTAACCTTTGTTTTTCATACCTCcacattaatttcatttaatatagAAATAACTCTTCCCAATGAAGACATTTTATGTCACAAGAAAACACTGCGTTCAGATACACCAACTATCACAAATTAAACTCTGAAACAAGATCTGTGGTTTTTAGATCCTTTGAAagagcacaggggaaaaaaaaagaacccacaaCCGCTCCTACAAGATATTTGCAAACAGATTCTCATGTAACTTGTATCAATTGATAGATAGCTCAAATTGACAGGGAactagcatttttcttccttccttatAAATTTAGTGGAAAAAAGATTAGGTAGAAGAGGGGACAATTCAGATGCAATACTAGCCATCtttctgtcaaaatattttttcattctgaacCAGACTGCTGCTTGTTACCACTTAGTATTGAACAGAACTGGATCTAATTCAGTGATTTAGAATTAAGATCTGTTATCATCAGCTGCTCAGGTCCACTGGAAGTTTACTTGTAAAAGAAGCTTGATGGTGTTATAAATAACTCTTATTAACATGAAACCGGATTAAAACTCCCCAAGTTacccaaagaaagaaaaagattaaaaacctcttttttccttataataATAGAGATCCTTTGCAGCGTGAGTTCAAAATTAGGGATGCTCTTTATGGCAAATGAGTACATATGCAAGCCAGCACTGATCTTATTACAATCCAAGTCCTTGACTAGCCATACAGTTTAATAACCTTGGCAGAGTGACAGACATACTTTAATAAACCTTAAGAGTAAATCGATGTTAATAGCTAGACAcattaaaaaggggaaaacaatgAGCCAGCAAATCAgtagaagaacagaaaaaatgaagagaataaaTTTCAAGCTACCTCAATTATCAGAACCTTTGTGCAAAGGTTGCCATCTAGTGTTGAGAGCTAGATAAATCAACAAAACTGAGTATTAAAATTTTGAGCCCAGGTTGGCAAAAGGATCAATCTTGTATATACGCGTCTCTGGGTGTATACGCATTTAAATAATCTTCAGTTCAAAAAGGGATGTCAAGATCATATGAGGGAGCTCTAGCACATACTAACTGGAGCTAACATCACAAATTTAACAGGATGTTTAATTTGCTGAGTAGAAAAGCCTAAAatcatgtctctcttgtaccaTCTTATGCCCTGTAATGTGATCGTTTAGCTGATCTTGAATTGCTTCTTCCTATATCACAAGTAGAAAATTTGTTTAGGTTATCAAAAGGGAGATACAGTTTGCCTTTGCATAATAGTGCAAAGCTGGTTGGTCCCACAATCTCCAGTCTCCATTGGACTTGTGCCTCTGGAGACCTGCAAGGGACTATCAGGTAAACTAGCCATATATCTGAATGTAGCTGTTTAAAGAAACCAACCCATGCCATTTATGCTTCTACAATATTTGACTGCATTTTCAATTTTAAGTAAAAGGTATAAGGAATTATAGTAATGTTTCTTAAGTCAGCTAGGAAATACTTACTTTTTCTACTAATGGTATTAACTGCTGATGTTCTGCTAGAGTCTTTAATAATTCCATGATGAAAGGCAGGTAGTTAtgttttcttctaatattttcaatctaaaaataaattaaaagcattaaCAGAATTATATGGCTAAAtgggcatttttttcccatccccGTCATTCCCTCCCCCCCAATAACTGgagtgtgggttttgttttttttaatttaggcagataaaaataaagtcGAAGCAATAAAATTCTGAGCACACATTGAGGAAGTACATGGCAGATGAATTTAAAGCTTAAGGCACAAATTCTCCACACAGTCTTTTGTCACACTAGCTGAAAAACCCTCAATGATTAAGTAGGTCATACAGTTTAGATACTGCTGACAAGTATTGTTATCTAGCCTACTCactcttttctccccttcaaCTTAAATCGCAGTTTGACCATGCATAGCTGTGGTCTCAGCCTAGACTTAAGGcttaaacatttctgtaacGCTAAAGCGTAACTGTTATTGTTATACTGAACACTTCGCAGCTTGTACAGTGGTTCAATCCTTCAGAAAGGCAGAagattggtttttttaactgagagGAATGACCTCCATAGACCCCAAGTAGGTATcctagcattaaaaaaaaaaagtggacttCTAAGCAGTTTCCACAATATTTCCACACAGTTAGGAATTTTAAGGTGTTTTGCCTGCCATTTCGTTTGTTTGCTTACTCTCTTGCTTGGTAAAGGAcatgctttggttttggtttggggttttttttttttggtatagtTTCTTGAATTGCATCCTGATGCTGTGGAATAGAATGTAGTCACACTGCTTTAGAGATAGGTAACTAATACTTTACAACTTAACACATATACTGTagaaatatatttgattttatcATTACAATTATTGAAGTCTTGGTCTGTACCTTGTAGAAACTAGTGAAAacacttctttcatttttagtgaaaaaccacaaaatctaatgaaaatatttccttaatttctttatCCTTTGATATattcaacttttattttaatacttatttttaatctagTGTGGTGGTTTAACATGGCTAGACGCtaggtgtccaccaagccactctatcacttacctcctcagcaggacagggagagaagaaaataagatggaaaaaacccaccccaaactcgtgggtcaagataaaggcaatttaatacagcaaaaggccgcatgcagaagcaaagcaaaagattattctctacttcccatcagcaggtgatgcctggccacttcccaggaagcggGGCTTCAGCATGCATAGCAGTTGCTCCggaagacaaatgtaaaaaCGAATGCCCCCAGttcctccccctctctctcagcttcttatcgctgagcagacatcatatggtatggaatatccctttggtcagtttgggtcagctgtcctggctatgtcccctcccaagatcttgcccacccccaccctgctgctgaggaggggggagaaatgTGGGAGAGCGCaccttggtgctgtgcctgcactgctcagtagtagctgaaacactggtgtgttatcaacaccttgctggctaccaatacacagcacagcactatgggggctgctgtggggaaaattaactccatcttggccagacccaatacaatcaccaccccttattccataccatttgcATCGTGATCAAGTCCCTCATACtttaatacacacacacacctatgtatatatctatatatataacCATTCCATTGTATACTTCTTATACCCCTCAAAAATAGGttaagggatttaaaaaaaccaaaccaaccaccAAACTATTTGGTAAcccagcttttttcccctcaaaacactcttttaaaattattaaggaACTATCAAAAAAAGTTGCAAGTGATGGTCTTGGAGAAACTTTCCCATACCTCATTTTCCTAAATACCGCTTGTCATTATAAAGAATGATATGCTTTCAGTACAGAGACATGAAGTACTTATTTACGAAAAAAGCAGAACATGCCAATTGTGCCTTCACTGCTTCCCACACAGGGAAAGACAGCAAGTAAACCATAACAAAAGAACAATTAAAGTACCCTAATAGCTTCTTCACTAAAAGCTATGCAAGTACCTATATGTCAGATTAGAAGATGTATGTACAAACATAGAATGACTCTACACGTGAAGTTCACAGAATCTCCTGATTAGCCTTTGTTATTAACTGATGCATAAACATTCTCCATAACTGATAATGAAAGCTGGAAGAGCTTATATGAATGctctgtacaaaaaaaaaaaaaagttatgactAACACATCAATGTCCTTctagtaaaaacaaacaaacaaatcctaCTTAGTAAGAGGCCACTGTTACATACAGTAGCATAATTAGCAACTCCAGCAAGAAAAGGATGATCAGCCTTCTGGTCACACAGAGCAATTGCTTTGCAGGAGTTCTGGAATTCACTGtgcttcaaaaaatattttaaagtgagaaagatacaaagaagcagcaaaacaaagggAGCTACAGAGACCATTACAAACTGACTTGTAAGCCTTATGCTACAAGGAAACAAACTGGTAATTTACCTGCAATTCAGGAATGGAACATGAGTTTACATAACATCGTCTTTCTAGTACCCATCCAATTCCTTCAGATTAATTGCAACTGCCTGCCATACATATAAAAGCTGGCTTTTTCCTACAATTTTTCCAACAATttcatcagaaaagcaaaggttACATACCttatatctttttaatttttggttcTCTTCTTCAATTAACATCTGGTATTTTGCAACTTCTGACTGTATAGAACTTAACATATTACTACTTTGATCTGTATCCATAGGCTCCTCCttccacaaaacagaaaatgttaaatggATGACATTACTGcactttttcttaaattaaagtAAGTCTGGTCTTTATAGTATTTCTATCACAGGAAGACTCAGTTTTGCTTACAAACTTACAGGAACTCTACACATTTCTGCAGCTAGTTATAAGCAAGTTAGCACATTAGCTCCATTATCACAGCAAATTAGTCAAGACAGCGTCACAATGATGTGGTCATACCGTACCAAGTGCTCAAATTAGCTCACTCAGAACTAACCAGAGCTGCATCAGTGTGTCCACACAGCACTGCACTGTGCTGGACAGCTATGTAGTaacccttccctcctctttttaGTGATACTCCATTTGAagcaagggaagaaggaagtgaGTAATAAAGCAAAGACACAGAACTATTATCAGAGAAGTACTCCAGTAACTTAAATACAATAGCCTACCTCTGCAAGTTGCTGCTGTAATTCTGCAATCCTCTGCTCATAGATCATCTTTCTGTCAGATACAATAGCCATCAAGTTAAATCTTATCTCACCTTCACTGTATCTAAAtgaggaacaacaacaaaaaaaccccacatttcaaaattaatctttaacATGACAACTCAAAATCTTCCTCCATGATTTCCTTCATTATAAGGGAATACAtttggggacacacacacacaaccccccaaaaaaccccaaacaaacaccaaacaGATCTATTGAATTAAGTTGTGCTACAGATCCAATCCTGccatgaaataaaatcagatctCAGATGAACACTATCCAATATATAACTTGTAATAACAGGCTCTCCCAAAATATTCCTGTCTGTGGTCACAAGAAATAGGTAtttgaaactgttaaaaaaacaccaacaaaaaacaaaacaaaaaaccaccacaaaacatGATATAGTTGACAATACTTGCAAAAGACCATTGCACAGTTTTTACTTTCTCATTACTGTTGCTTGTTAGAAAATGTTGGAGACGTCCTCACACAATGTGAAGAGTACATTCAACAATTAGACTAGCAGGcctttcagaatttaaattctCCAAATGGGATTCAGCAGTAATGCTTCACTTATCAAAAAAGTCTTCAAGTAAAAGacttggaaaattattttctaaaaatggcATAAAATCAACTCTGCTTCTAACACATTTGGGGCTGCAGTTTGGGGTCAgaactgagaagcagaagaatttCCATAGTATGTTTTTCTAGCTTCAATTTCTAAAACAAACCACATACATAaggaaaacttgttttctgtaaatacCAGCTGTATAGATATAGTTATTATCTGGTACTTTTAATTATAAGCACATACCCAAACTTTATCCATGGTAACAGCACTCTTAGTTTTAACTCATGAAGACCCACAGCCGTCTAACAGAGTTAATCTTGTTCGTCCTTTTTCAGAGTACTAGCAGGATCTCACTTCACTACACACTTATCTGCTTTGATTAATCATACAGGAACACGGTGTATTTGAGACTTAACTATCATCACATTTGGCTCATGTTTGGCAATAAGTTCTGAAGTCACACAGTGATATGTGCATAAAAACAATGCATAAGCATCATTCCttagaaattcagctgaaacccTTTagttgaagaaaattaagaataagGAATTTTTTACACATATATAAAGtgctatattttaaaagcatcatgACCATTTACTTTTGTATACGTTTCTCTATGACAGGTCGTACAGCACTTATCCAGTCATCTTGATTGCATGCACCTagtaaaaacacaaagaaagaaagaaaattaatcttcttTGCAAGATTTATTGCAAAATCAAGATTTGTATAATTCAGGCTTACGAACCTACTTCAGAGTAACAAGTTTTTCCTTGGCAACTGCAGTCTCAAATTACTCAGGTGATTTTTTTATAGGAGGTGGAAGACACACTCTTTACTAACAATATTTAAAGTACTGGCCAAAGCAATGGAGTAAACCTAAATTTTAAGGGCATAAGCatctaatatttattttgttgataaCAAGAAACAacgaggggagagggggaacaTTATGTAAGATTTTTATGACGCAAGAAATTAGTTGGTATGACAACATAAAAGtagacagcaaaataaaaaagtatgaaTAGCTACAGCTGTTTCAtttagacaaaataaaaagttaatacTATGTAGATGTTAAAAAGTCAGacatagaaaaaatataaaaggataTGATAACTTGATTTTAAGGTAAATGAGAATAACTAAAGGTAATTTTCTAAGTTGATAATGTCTCTCTAACAATTTCAAGACcttaaaggaaatgaaaaggctcATGATCTTGTGACCATAAAAGTTATGTAACTGGTAGGTCTGCAAACTGTATAGTCTCTCTAGGTAGACTAAAGATGAGATTTAGCAGCAAGCCATTACTCAGCCTTGAAATAAATACAACCGTCAAGAAAATCGGAAAAACACTCTGGAAATGGAGTGTGGAACTTTTTGAGATATCAGActcaaaagaaagcacagaCATGTGATAAGCATTTGTAGAGCCTTTCAATACACAAGCTGGCACGCACATTGCAAGTTAAGATTACAAGACACAAAACAGGAATAAGTCTTACAGAGACTAAAAGTATGCTAAAGGTAGCTATTCTCTTTGAAACCATTGGGAAAATATTTGCTATCTAAGAAAGAGGGCACTGTGTAAATGTCAGCCACATTATGTATAAAAAGTGTATGGGGTCAGCTGTATACATGATCccacagaagacaaaaagataaaataaaggGATAGTTT
This Grus americana isolate bGruAme1 chromosome 8, bGruAme1.mat, whole genome shotgun sequence DNA region includes the following protein-coding sequences:
- the UCHL5 gene encoding ubiquitin carboxyl-terminal hydrolase isozyme L5 isoform X3, with translation MKGLALSNSEVIRQVHNSFARQQMFEFDAKSSAKEEDAFHFVSYVPVNGRLYELDGLREGPIDLGACNQDDWISAVRPVIEKRIQKYSEGEIRFNLMAIVSDRKMIYEQRIAELQQQLAEEEPMDTDQSSNMLSSIQSEVAKYQMLIEEENQKLKRYKIENIRRKHNYLPFIMELLKTLAEHQQLIPLVEKLSTLDGNLCTKVLIIEAKEKQNAKKVQEAK